One region of Catenuloplanes indicus genomic DNA includes:
- a CDS encoding acyltransferase, protein MTEQSAERDRLYELDGLRIFAAVAVMFYHYAWANAAGPEPHTGTGYPELGGLFQYGYLGVDLFFTISGFVILLSAMGRRPAEFVISRVVRLYPAYWVALTITAIVLATIGADQFPISVVQYAANLTMFNSLVNIPNVDVVYWTLWAEMRFYVMILIFTMIGITKNRVLVFLWGWTAISLLLAANVLPGPVQTVATLIFQPEWSQYFIAGMALSLLYRFGRTWQPFALLAVSAVIAVVRSIDFKNAVGERYQAEFHTAVVVTVVLLVFVVMTLVALRVTRGVGRPWFAVAGSLTYPLYLIHDRVGVVLWNRLDDYVNRWVLLLIVPLLMCSVAWLIHRYVERPGAKAMKRGLTKLAARFGLVTPRGGRSGKPDEEPAISGAAKPDTARGVVHVPQPTPPGRPAAPEPQAPPGGTAFPQPGVGTARRQAAGATPPADGAAYQPATGGRAYPGPSGSAAYPEPFGGTARPQPTGGGTHQAPAGGGSYQPPAGGGSYQPPAGGGSNQPPAGGAAYQGSDGAAYRPAAGDAQHQPVDGYRPRPGADQQDPYQQPGADPYRQPGYGRPYQPPADETPGERRWQ, encoded by the coding sequence GTGACCGAGCAGTCCGCCGAGCGCGACCGCTTGTACGAGCTGGACGGGCTGCGCATCTTCGCCGCGGTCGCCGTCATGTTCTACCACTACGCGTGGGCGAACGCGGCCGGCCCCGAACCGCACACCGGCACCGGCTACCCGGAGCTCGGTGGCCTGTTCCAGTACGGTTACCTCGGCGTCGACCTGTTCTTCACGATCAGCGGCTTCGTCATCCTGCTCAGCGCGATGGGCCGCCGCCCGGCCGAGTTCGTCATCTCCCGCGTGGTGCGCCTCTACCCGGCGTACTGGGTGGCGCTGACCATCACCGCGATCGTGCTGGCCACGATCGGCGCCGACCAGTTCCCGATCAGCGTCGTGCAGTACGCGGCGAACCTGACCATGTTCAACTCGCTGGTCAACATCCCGAACGTGGACGTCGTCTACTGGACGCTCTGGGCCGAGATGCGCTTCTACGTGATGATCCTGATCTTCACGATGATCGGCATCACGAAGAACCGGGTGCTGGTCTTCCTCTGGGGCTGGACCGCGATCTCACTGCTGCTCGCCGCGAACGTGCTGCCCGGCCCGGTCCAGACCGTCGCCACGCTGATCTTCCAGCCGGAGTGGTCGCAGTATTTCATCGCCGGCATGGCGCTCAGCCTGCTCTACCGGTTCGGCCGGACGTGGCAGCCGTTCGCACTGCTCGCGGTGTCGGCCGTGATCGCGGTCGTCCGGTCGATCGACTTCAAGAACGCGGTCGGCGAGCGGTACCAGGCGGAGTTCCACACCGCGGTCGTGGTCACCGTCGTGCTGCTGGTCTTCGTGGTGATGACGCTGGTCGCGCTGCGCGTCACGCGCGGTGTCGGCCGGCCCTGGTTCGCGGTCGCGGGCAGCCTCACCTACCCGCTCTACCTGATCCACGACCGGGTCGGCGTCGTGCTCTGGAACCGCCTCGACGACTACGTCAACCGCTGGGTCCTGCTGCTGATCGTGCCGCTGCTGATGTGCAGCGTCGCCTGGCTGATCCACCGGTACGTCGAGCGCCCCGGCGCGAAGGCGATGAAGCGCGGGCTGACGAAGCTGGCGGCGCGCTTCGGCCTGGTCACGCCGCGCGGCGGGCGGTCCGGCAAGCCGGACGAGGAGCCCGCCATATCCGGCGCGGCCAAGCCGGACACGGCGCGCGGCGTGGTGCACGTACCCCAGCCGACCCCGCCGGGCCGGCCGGCCGCGCCGGAGCCGCAGGCGCCGCCCGGCGGCACCGCCTTCCCGCAGCCGGGTGTCGGCACCGCTCGCCGGCAGGCGGCGGGAGCCACGCCGCCTGCCGACGGCGCCGCATATCAGCCCGCCACCGGCGGCCGGGCCTACCCGGGACCGTCCGGGAGCGCTGCCTATCCGGAGCCGTTCGGTGGCACCGCCCGTCCGCAGCCCACCGGCGGCGGCACTCACCAGGCGCCCGCTGGCGGCGGCTCCTACCAGCCACCCGCCGGGGGCGGCTCCTACCAGCCACCCGCCGGGGGCGGCTCCAACCAGCCACCCGCCGGGGGCGCGGCCTATCAAGGATCCGACGGTGCCGCTTATCGGCCGGCCGCCGGGGATGCGCAGCATCAGCCGGTGGACGGGTACCGGCCGCGGCCCGGCGCGGATCAGCAGGATCCGTATCAGCAGCCCGGCGCGGACCCGTACCGGCAGCCCGGCTACGGCCGACCGTATCAGCCGCCGGCGGACGAGACGCCGGGCGAACGTCGCTGGCAGTAG
- a CDS encoding AraC family transcriptional regulator encodes MNSPRGTVLVDTARPGPPAHDERFTRISGCAPLPAVTRSAARVHGRDSRAGDVTVTDFHTTAGVRTPVAPHQPAEMRLYLVRRGVWTLDYDRGAFPVRPGGFLAYPSTGLKGFDTTPQTTGHSVAIPLGELRDLPVDAPLTGSAAAAEVRLLLAHATLLHDTIDDLSDAGVGAARNALVELTRGVLRRAADATEPALAPALARAARDLADRLLTRAELTPALLARELHVSVRTLSRAFAGTGEPAAAYIRRRRLEEARRALAAGHTVSEAAARFRFADSSHFIRTFRAHYAETPAQYAKRTRP; translated from the coding sequence ATGAACTCACCGCGCGGCACGGTCCTGGTCGACACCGCACGCCCCGGCCCGCCCGCGCACGACGAGCGGTTCACCCGGATCAGCGGCTGCGCGCCGCTGCCCGCGGTGACCCGGTCGGCCGCACGCGTGCACGGCCGCGACTCCCGCGCCGGCGACGTGACCGTCACCGACTTCCACACCACCGCCGGGGTACGGACCCCGGTCGCCCCGCACCAGCCCGCCGAGATGCGGCTCTACCTGGTGCGCCGCGGCGTCTGGACGCTCGACTACGACCGTGGCGCGTTCCCGGTGCGGCCCGGCGGCTTCCTGGCGTACCCGTCGACGGGTTTGAAAGGTTTTGACACCACGCCGCAGACCACCGGCCACTCGGTCGCGATCCCGCTCGGCGAGCTGCGCGACCTGCCCGTCGACGCGCCGCTCACCGGTTCCGCCGCCGCCGCCGAGGTCCGGCTGCTGCTCGCCCACGCCACCCTGCTGCACGACACGATCGACGACCTCAGCGACGCCGGTGTCGGCGCCGCCCGCAACGCGCTGGTCGAACTGACCCGCGGCGTCCTGCGCCGCGCCGCCGACGCCACCGAGCCGGCGCTGGCCCCCGCGCTGGCCCGCGCCGCCCGCGACCTGGCCGACCGGCTGCTCACCCGTGCCGAGCTGACCCCCGCGCTGCTCGCCCGCGAACTGCACGTCTCGGTCCGCACGCTGAGCCGTGCCTTCGCCGGCACCGGCGAACCGGCCGCCGCCTACATCCGCCGCCGCCGGCTCGAGGAGGCCCGCCGCGCGCTGGCCGCCGGCCACACCGTCTCGGAGGCCGCCGCCCGGTTCCGCTTCGCCGACAGCAGCCACTTCATCCGCACCTTCCGCGCCCACTACGCCGAGACCCCGGCCCAGTACGCCAAGCGCACCCGCCCGTGA
- a CDS encoding Hsp70 family protein — protein sequence MTHLCIDFGTSSTVAVVDGRPVLFDGTPSLPSGVCADPAGQLLVGPDAAHAARTSPESYEPYPKQRVDERTVLLGDVEVDVPDLFAAVLRRVLGQLTAPPRRVTITHPAAWGSRRREVLREAATRAGMHDVRLVSEPIAAAAHFAGTAGTTIPAGGTVVVYDLGAGTFDASVIRRTRDGFEVLATSGLSDGGGLDLDAAIVAHLGAVYGPKDPAAWGRLMLPASAADRRVSRAFWADVRTGKEMLSRSAATHIHVPLLETEAPLGREEFEALARPVIDRTVAATRAVLREAGVAESALAGVLLVGGASRVPLVASTLHRALGVAPSVIEQPELAVAHGASRSGEVSRTDAHATVRVARDQVPYVIPAQTGSDLATVLNGPPVPLVPLTALAAAKRAGDAAARPGGTSPARPSSAGPSSVRIEPNDGATRPYARVGAPEVTMTGDPAPTGPVPRRRRWPAALAAVVVLAAAGAGYAVYRNDREADRSQRTGPAAPSGAAATPAGPLRNAAGDPLDPLVVQAVREANPDDPDAYRGLPGTDYAGRGPIAMVIDSSSTSGGRLRLRIREAAETGGTADGVGPWWLAVAEDATFRTINGGAVPLADFVAALPGYPRSQTYGITFDADLAITEIKQL from the coding sequence GTGACGCACCTCTGCATCGATTTCGGCACCTCCAGCACGGTGGCCGTGGTGGACGGCCGCCCGGTGCTCTTCGACGGCACGCCGTCGCTGCCGTCCGGGGTCTGCGCGGACCCGGCCGGGCAGCTGCTCGTCGGGCCGGACGCGGCGCACGCGGCCCGCACCTCGCCGGAGAGCTACGAGCCGTACCCGAAGCAGCGCGTCGACGAACGGACCGTGCTGCTCGGCGACGTCGAGGTGGACGTGCCGGACCTGTTCGCGGCCGTGCTCCGCCGGGTGCTCGGCCAGCTCACCGCGCCGCCGCGGCGGGTCACGATCACCCACCCGGCCGCCTGGGGCAGCCGCCGCCGTGAGGTGCTGCGCGAGGCCGCGACCCGGGCCGGCATGCACGACGTCCGGCTGGTCAGCGAGCCGATCGCGGCCGCCGCGCACTTCGCCGGCACGGCCGGTACCACGATCCCGGCCGGTGGCACCGTGGTCGTCTACGACCTCGGCGCCGGCACGTTCGACGCGTCCGTGATCCGCCGCACCCGGGACGGTTTCGAGGTGCTGGCCACGTCCGGCCTGTCCGACGGCGGCGGCCTGGACCTGGACGCCGCGATCGTCGCGCACCTCGGCGCGGTCTACGGGCCGAAGGACCCGGCCGCGTGGGGGCGCCTGATGCTGCCCGCCTCGGCCGCGGACCGGCGGGTGTCCCGGGCGTTCTGGGCGGACGTGCGGACCGGCAAGGAGATGCTGTCCCGGTCCGCGGCCACGCACATCCACGTGCCGCTGCTGGAGACGGAGGCGCCGCTCGGCCGGGAGGAGTTCGAGGCGCTGGCCCGGCCGGTGATCGACCGTACCGTGGCGGCCACCCGGGCGGTGCTGCGCGAGGCGGGCGTGGCCGAGTCCGCGCTCGCGGGCGTGCTCCTGGTCGGCGGCGCGAGCCGGGTGCCGCTGGTCGCGTCCACGCTGCACCGCGCGCTGGGCGTGGCACCGTCCGTGATCGAGCAGCCGGAGTTGGCGGTGGCGCACGGCGCGTCCCGGTCCGGTGAGGTCAGCCGGACCGACGCCCACGCGACCGTGCGGGTCGCCCGGGACCAGGTGCCGTACGTGATTCCGGCGCAGACCGGGTCGGACCTGGCGACGGTCCTGAACGGGCCGCCGGTGCCGCTGGTGCCGTTGACGGCGCTCGCGGCGGCGAAGCGGGCCGGTGACGCGGCGGCCCGGCCGGGTGGCACGTCACCGGCCCGGCCGTCCTCCGCGGGGCCGTCGTCCGTGCGGATCGAGCCGAACGACGGCGCGACCCGGCCGTACGCGCGGGTCGGTGCGCCCGAGGTCACGATGACCGGCGATCCCGCGCCCACCGGCCCGGTGCCCCGGCGGCGCCGCTGGCCGGCCGCGCTGGCCGCGGTCGTCGTGCTGGCCGCGGCGGGCGCCGGCTATGCCGTCTACCGCAACGACCGCGAGGCGGACCGGTCGCAGCGCACCGGCCCGGCGGCTCCCAGCGGTGCCGCGGCCACCCCGGCCGGCCCGCTGCGCAACGCCGCCGGTGATCCGCTGGACCCGCTGGTCGTGCAGGCGGTCCGGGAGGCGAACCCGGACGACCCGGACGCCTACCGTGGCCTGCCCGGCACCGATTACGCCGGGCGCGGACCGATCGCGATGGTGATCGACTCCTCCAGCACGTCCGGCGGCCGGCTGCGGCTGCGGATCCGGGAGGCCGCGGAGACGGGCGGCACGGCCGACGGGGTCGGCCCGTGGTGGCTCGCGGTCGCCGAGGACGCGACGTTCCGCACCATCAACGGTGGCGCCGTGCCCCTGGCCGACTTCGTGGCCGCGCTGCCCGGCTACCCCCGGTCGCAGACGTACGGCATCACGTTCGACGCCGACCTCGCGATCACCGAGATCAAGCAGCTGTAG
- a CDS encoding formylglycine-generating enzyme family protein, producing MWERTDAGFWRHVASGVLFRRVPAGTFRMGLSEAEEATLAGVEFADGGLTAEDLAQMRPVRDVRVDGFLMARHPLTVAQVRHWLPEYEDEYADGDEHRVARLEWPDELLEQLPFRLPSEAEWEYAARAGTTGLWHRGDTPPGSGDVLDTFGDEAAVAASENPFGLAAMGSTADLCADTYIDGYADAPSDARPRIAEDAERVVRGGAADLHPWQGVDEWLMLLPSTRYEFGEFASVRPVAPLP from the coding sequence ATGTGGGAGAGGACTGACGCGGGTTTCTGGCGGCACGTCGCGTCCGGCGTGCTGTTCCGCCGGGTGCCGGCCGGCACGTTCCGGATGGGTCTGTCCGAGGCCGAGGAGGCGACGCTGGCCGGCGTCGAGTTCGCCGACGGCGGCCTGACGGCCGAGGACCTGGCCCAGATGCGGCCGGTCCGCGACGTACGCGTGGACGGGTTCCTGATGGCCCGGCACCCGCTGACCGTCGCCCAGGTGCGGCACTGGCTGCCCGAGTACGAGGACGAGTACGCCGACGGTGACGAGCACCGGGTGGCGCGGCTGGAGTGGCCGGACGAACTGCTGGAGCAGCTGCCGTTCCGGCTGCCCAGCGAGGCCGAGTGGGAGTACGCCGCGCGAGCCGGCACCACCGGCCTGTGGCACCGCGGCGACACGCCGCCGGGCTCGGGCGACGTGCTCGACACGTTCGGCGACGAGGCCGCCGTCGCCGCGTCGGAGAACCCGTTCGGGCTGGCCGCGATGGGCAGCACCGCGGACCTGTGCGCGGACACCTACATCGACGGGTACGCGGACGCGCCGTCCGACGCCCGGCCACGGATCGCGGAGGACGCGGAACGGGTGGTCCGCGGCGGTGCCGCCGATCTCCACCCGTGGCAGGGCGTCGACGAGTGGCTGATGCTGCTGCCGTCGACCCGCTACGAGTTCGGCGAGTTCGCCTCCGTCCGGCCGGTCGCACCGCTGCCGTAG
- a CDS encoding YrhB domain-containing protein — translation MERAVALVEAQLAVERRAQPRLPELGVSAVRRHALGWLVSWQSAEYIRTGDPGRMLVGHGPYLVDQEDGSIHHIPVTTFVAEAWEELYREQVKGMAPPDALLDAVRDLITRESGTAALRHLRRNAPRLSLREAKAYVDAVRAGDEPDAELRDRTREDRWRDVLPITTLTGPNSPR, via the coding sequence ATGGAGCGTGCCGTCGCGCTGGTGGAGGCGCAGCTCGCGGTCGAGCGGCGGGCGCAGCCCCGGCTTCCGGAACTCGGCGTGAGCGCCGTGCGGAGACACGCTCTCGGGTGGCTCGTCTCCTGGCAGTCCGCGGAGTACATCCGTACCGGAGATCCCGGTCGGATGCTGGTCGGGCACGGCCCGTACCTGGTCGACCAGGAGGACGGGAGCATTCATCACATTCCCGTCACCACTTTCGTCGCCGAGGCCTGGGAGGAGCTCTATCGCGAGCAGGTCAAGGGCATGGCGCCACCCGACGCGCTGCTCGACGCGGTACGGGACCTGATCACGCGGGAGAGCGGCACGGCCGCCCTGCGGCATCTGCGCCGGAACGCGCCTCGGCTCAGCCTCCGGGAGGCGAAGGCGTACGTCGACGCCGTGCGCGCCGGCGACGAGCCCGATGCGGAGCTGCGCGACCGCACCCGCGAGGACCGTTGGCGGGACGTACTGCCGATCACGACCCTCACCGGCCCGAACAGCCCTCGGTGA
- a CDS encoding lytic polysaccharide monooxygenase encodes MRRNLLTLALLTPLSVLATTVVAAAPASAHGYISSPPSRQALCASKTVANCGDIQWEPQSVEAPKGRTQCSGGVDRFRQLDDESKGWPATPAGSSVTFNWVLTARHATSTWQYFIGSAKVAEFNDGGAQPGATVRHTVTFGGYGGRQRVLAVWNVADTPNAFYACVDLQFGGGTGNPGPSPTPTPRPTATPTPPPVTPPPAGGTWAAGTSYATGATVTYGGLSYRCKQSHTAITGWEPPNVPALWDRV; translated from the coding sequence ATGCGGAGGAATCTCCTCACCCTGGCCCTGCTCACCCCGCTGTCCGTCCTCGCCACCACGGTCGTCGCGGCGGCGCCGGCCAGCGCGCACGGCTACATCTCCTCGCCGCCGAGCCGGCAGGCGCTCTGTGCCAGCAAGACGGTCGCCAACTGCGGCGACATCCAGTGGGAGCCGCAGTCCGTCGAGGCGCCCAAGGGGCGCACCCAGTGCAGCGGCGGCGTCGACCGGTTCCGGCAGCTGGACGACGAGTCGAAGGGCTGGCCGGCCACACCGGCCGGCTCCAGCGTCACGTTCAACTGGGTGCTGACCGCGCGGCACGCCACCAGCACCTGGCAGTACTTCATCGGCTCGGCGAAGGTCGCGGAGTTCAACGACGGCGGCGCGCAGCCGGGCGCGACCGTGCGGCACACGGTCACCTTCGGCGGCTACGGCGGGCGGCAGCGGGTGCTCGCGGTGTGGAACGTCGCGGACACGCCGAACGCGTTCTACGCCTGCGTGGACCTGCAGTTCGGCGGCGGGACCGGCAACCCTGGACCGTCGCCCACCCCGACGCCCCGGCCGACCGCGACCCCGACGCCGCCCCCGGTCACGCCGCCGCCTGCCGGTGGCACCTGGGCGGCCGGCACCAGTTACGCGACCGGTGCGACCGTGACCTACGGCGGGCTGAGCTACCGCTGCAAGCAGTCGCACACCGCCATCACGGGCTGGGAGCCGCCGAACGTACCGGCGCTCTGGGACCGCGTCTGA
- a CDS encoding DUF305 domain-containing protein translates to MTRRLATALLTATALTAVLTACGTAPATPSTSPDTPPAAADTAPNTGGRNDHDVMFLQMMVNHHEQGVAMAEIATEKATSDDLKTLASAVVATQKDEIATMKSWLTAWGEADRADTDVNLHADHGGLPATTPEEIESLRNTPAADFDGTFLALFTGHQHNAVEMAKTEAAEGANPDAKALAKSIDDSRTAQIQLMLKISAGTV, encoded by the coding sequence ATGACACGCCGTCTCGCCACCGCCCTGCTCACCGCCACCGCCCTGACCGCGGTCCTGACCGCCTGCGGTACCGCCCCCGCCACGCCGTCCACCTCGCCGGACACCCCGCCGGCCGCCGCGGACACGGCGCCGAACACCGGCGGGCGCAACGACCACGACGTGATGTTCCTGCAGATGATGGTCAACCACCACGAGCAGGGCGTCGCGATGGCGGAGATCGCCACCGAGAAGGCCACCAGCGACGACCTGAAGACGCTCGCCTCCGCGGTCGTCGCCACCCAGAAGGACGAGATCGCCACCATGAAGTCGTGGCTGACCGCCTGGGGCGAGGCCGACCGCGCCGACACCGACGTCAATCTGCACGCCGACCACGGCGGCCTCCCGGCCACCACGCCCGAGGAGATCGAGTCGCTGCGCAACACGCCCGCGGCCGACTTCGACGGCACGTTCCTCGCGCTGTTCACCGGCCACCAGCACAACGCGGTCGAGATGGCGAAGACCGAGGCCGCCGAGGGCGCGAACCCGGACGCGAAGGCGCTCGCCAAGAGCATCGACGACTCCCGCACCGCCCAGATCCAGCTGATGCTGAAGATCAGCGCGGGCACGGTCTGA
- a CDS encoding TIGR02452 family protein encodes MSARLREIARSTLAALDAGAYTAPSGATVPLAPLVDAAVAGTVLHLPDAALPAAPAGAAGDAAAGVEVTAESTLWAARRLAADGPVAALVFASAKNPGGGFRTGAQAQEESVARASALFPCLTAVPGFYDFHREQGDLLYSDRVIYSPAVPVFRDDKGRFLDAPHPVSMLTAAAPNRGAIARNQPASLPRVDAVLAARARRVLEVAAAHGERRLVLGAWGCGVFRNDPAAVADAFATALDALPGRFDRVVLAVLDRGDAPIRAAFTARFAR; translated from the coding sequence GTGAGTGCCCGACTGCGAGAAATCGCCCGCTCCACCCTTGCCGCGCTCGACGCCGGCGCATACACCGCCCCGTCCGGCGCGACCGTGCCACTGGCCCCGCTCGTCGACGCCGCGGTCGCCGGCACCGTGCTGCACCTGCCGGACGCCGCTCTTCCCGCCGCACCCGCCGGCGCGGCCGGTGACGCCGCGGCCGGCGTCGAGGTCACCGCGGAGAGCACGCTGTGGGCCGCGCGGCGGCTCGCGGCGGACGGGCCGGTCGCGGCGCTGGTGTTCGCGTCCGCGAAGAACCCCGGCGGCGGGTTCCGCACCGGCGCGCAGGCACAGGAGGAGAGCGTCGCCCGCGCGAGCGCGCTGTTCCCCTGCCTCACCGCCGTGCCCGGGTTCTACGACTTCCACCGCGAGCAGGGCGACCTGCTGTACAGCGATCGGGTGATCTACTCGCCGGCCGTACCGGTCTTCCGGGACGACAAGGGCCGCTTCCTGGACGCACCGCACCCGGTGTCGATGCTGACCGCGGCCGCCCCGAACCGCGGTGCGATCGCCCGCAACCAGCCCGCGTCGCTCCCCCGGGTCGACGCGGTGCTGGCGGCGCGCGCCCGCCGCGTCCTCGAGGTCGCGGCCGCGCACGGTGAGCGACGGCTCGTGCTCGGCGCGTGGGGCTGCGGTGTCTTCCGCAACGACCCGGCCGCGGTGGCGGACGCGTTCGCGACCGCGCTCGACGCGCTCCCGGGCCGCTTCGACCGGGTGGTTCTCGCTGTGCTGGACCGCGGCGACGCACCCATCCGGGCCGCGTTCACCGCACGATTCGCCCGCTGA
- a CDS encoding SDR family oxidoreductase, giving the protein MGDTRVVLVTGAGTGFGRLAVEALAARGHTVFAAMRDVEGRNRPAAEKLAAVARVIELDVTDQDAATRAVETVVGTAGRLDVVINNAGQVFAGPVEAYTAEEVLRQLDVNVLGALRVNRAALPHLRVRGRGLLIQVSSTSDRVTVPFTGLYSASKAALASLTEAWRYELAGSGVESVSLEAAPHTTELGAKGTMPADAARLEPYLPALGAFMTDLITRQQEQDGDPQPVADALVRLVEAADGTRPHRTVVGPAVQVAALDDLNRAAAEAARIVGADMGIAAHMR; this is encoded by the coding sequence ATGGGTGACACGAGAGTGGTGCTGGTGACCGGCGCGGGCACCGGCTTCGGGCGGCTGGCCGTGGAGGCGCTGGCGGCGCGCGGGCACACGGTCTTCGCCGCGATGCGCGACGTCGAGGGCCGCAACCGGCCGGCCGCGGAGAAGCTGGCGGCCGTCGCGCGCGTGATCGAGCTGGACGTGACCGACCAGGACGCGGCGACGCGCGCGGTCGAGACGGTCGTCGGCACCGCCGGCCGTCTGGACGTGGTGATCAACAACGCCGGGCAGGTCTTCGCCGGGCCGGTCGAGGCGTACACGGCGGAGGAGGTGCTGCGGCAGCTGGACGTGAACGTGCTCGGCGCGCTGCGGGTGAACCGGGCCGCGCTCCCGCACCTGCGCGTGCGGGGCCGCGGCCTGCTGATCCAGGTCAGCTCCACGTCCGACCGGGTGACCGTGCCGTTCACCGGCCTGTACAGCGCCAGCAAGGCCGCACTGGCCAGCCTGACCGAGGCCTGGCGGTACGAACTGGCCGGCTCCGGCGTCGAGTCGGTGAGCCTGGAGGCCGCGCCGCACACCACCGAGCTCGGCGCGAAGGGCACGATGCCCGCGGACGCGGCGCGGCTGGAGCCGTACCTGCCGGCGCTCGGCGCGTTCATGACCGACCTGATCACACGTCAGCAGGAGCAGGACGGCGACCCCCAGCCGGTCGCGGACGCGCTGGTCCGGCTGGTCGAGGCCGCGGACGGCACCCGGCCGCACCGGACCGTGGTCGGCCCGGCCGTGCAGGTCGCGGCGCTGGACGACCTCAACCGCGCGGCGGCCGAGGCGGCCCGGATCGTCGGCGCGGACATGGGAATCGCGGCCCACATGCGCTGA
- a CDS encoding lytic polysaccharide monooxygenase — protein sequence MRRTLTTSLLALGTVAGSLVVASPASAHGYISSPPSRQANCASGAAKDCGNIQYEPQSVEGPKGLTSCDGGLSQFSVLKDDARAWPVTNVGTSASFSWVLTARHKTSTWQYFVGTKKIAEFDDKGAQPAATVRHQVNLSGYSGRIKVLAVWNIADTPMAFYNCVDLNVGGTGGNAPAKPAPEQPAPQQPAPQQPANPAPASPSASAGTSAPVSGGGNTGGGNTGGGAATDWKSWTAYKTGDRVTFEGVTYECRQGHTTLPGWEPPIVLALWLPVT from the coding sequence ATGCGTAGAACCCTCACCACGTCCCTTCTCGCGCTGGGCACCGTCGCCGGTTCCCTGGTGGTCGCGTCGCCGGCGAGCGCGCACGGCTACATATCGTCTCCGCCGAGCCGGCAGGCGAACTGCGCGAGCGGCGCGGCCAAGGACTGCGGCAACATCCAGTACGAGCCGCAGTCGGTCGAGGGGCCGAAGGGCCTGACGAGCTGCGACGGTGGCCTGTCGCAGTTCTCGGTGCTGAAGGACGACGCGCGGGCCTGGCCGGTGACGAACGTCGGCACGTCCGCGTCGTTCAGCTGGGTGCTGACCGCCCGGCACAAGACGTCGACGTGGCAGTACTTCGTCGGCACCAAGAAGATCGCCGAGTTCGACGACAAGGGCGCGCAGCCGGCCGCGACCGTCCGGCACCAGGTGAACCTGAGCGGCTACTCCGGCCGGATCAAGGTGCTGGCCGTGTGGAACATCGCGGACACGCCGATGGCGTTCTACAACTGCGTCGACCTGAACGTGGGCGGCACCGGCGGCAACGCACCGGCGAAGCCGGCCCCGGAGCAGCCCGCGCCCCAGCAGCCGGCACCGCAGCAGCCGGCGAACCCGGCGCCCGCGTCCCCGTCCGCCTCGGCCGGCACGTCCGCACCGGTCAGCGGTGGCGGCAACACCGGCGGTGGCAACACCGGCGGCGGTGCCGCGACGGACTGGAAGAGCTGGACCGCGTACAAGACCGGCGACAGGGTCACGTTCGAGGGCGTCACCTACGAGTGCCGCCAGGGGCACACCACGCTCCCCGGCTGGGAGCCGCCGATCGTGCTCGCGCTCTGGCTTCCGGTCACGTGA
- the rnhA gene encoding ribonuclease HI: MTIVEIFTDGACRRNPGPGGWGALLRYGAHEREMCGGEAGETTNNRMELMAPIAALETLTRPSEVHIHTDSTYVRNGITSWIKGWKRNGWQTKDKKPVKNADLWQRLDEACKRHTIEWHWVKGHAGHVENERADRLAAKGLAEAVANDHRADPPAPLGSRAATDPGALFPAG, from the coding sequence ATGACGATCGTGGAGATCTTCACCGACGGTGCGTGCCGCCGGAACCCCGGGCCCGGCGGCTGGGGCGCGCTGCTGCGTTACGGCGCGCACGAGCGGGAGATGTGCGGGGGCGAGGCGGGGGAGACCACCAACAACCGGATGGAGCTGATGGCCCCGATCGCGGCTCTGGAGACGCTGACCCGCCCGTCCGAGGTGCACATCCACACGGACAGTACGTATGTGCGGAACGGGATCACCAGCTGGATCAAGGGCTGGAAGCGCAACGGGTGGCAGACGAAGGACAAGAAGCCGGTCAAGAACGCGGATCTGTGGCAGCGGCTGGACGAGGCCTGCAAGCGGCACACGATCGAGTGGCACTGGGTGAAGGGCCACGCCGGGCACGTGGAGAACGAACGCGCGGACCGTCTCGCGGCCAAGGGCCTCGCGGAGGCGGTCGCCAACGACCACCGCGCCGACCCACCCGCCCCATTGGGCTCGCGTGCCGCGACGGATCCGGGCGCCCTCTTCCCGGCGGGCTGA